In the genome of Thermoanaerobaculia bacterium, the window CGATCCCCACCGGCACGTGGACCCGCGCCCGCGGCGTGCGGCTGTAATTGACGATCTTCTTGGCGACGACCTCGCTGTTGGGGAGGATGACGTCGTTGCCGTCGACGTCCTCGAGGATCGTCGACCGGAGCTCGATGTGCCGGACCCATCCGGCCGTCTCGCCGATCTCGACGTCGTCGCCGAGCGCGAACGGCTTGTCCCAGAGGATGATCAGGCCGGCGATGAAGTTCGCCATCGTGTCCTTGGCCGCGAGACCGACGGCGAGGCCGGCGACGCCGAGTCCCGCGAGCATCGACAGCACGTTGAACCCGAGCTGCGACGCCGCCATCAGCAGGCCGATCCCGAGGACGACGTATTTCAGGAGTTTCCGGAGGATGTCGGCGGCGAGGAGGCTCGTTCGCGCGGAAAGGCTCCGGTTGAGCAGCCGGAGCAGGACGCGGTGCAGCCCCCAGAAGATCAGGAGGACGATCACGGCGCCGAGGAGCGACGGCAGGAAATCCGCGAGCTTGACCAGGACGGCCTTGATGAACGTGTCCAGCTTGTCGTCCCATTGCGAGACGGCGGGCAGCGCGCGGGGATCGATGCTCAACGGACGGATTATAGATGTCGAACGCGGCGCGCGGACGGTATCCTCCGTGAAGGGAAAGAAATAAACTCGGGCGCGACCGCGTTCCGACTGACGGGAGACTGTATGAAAGCGAAGCTCGCCGCCCTCCTTCTTCTCGCCGCCGCCGGCGCGGCGTCGGCCGCCAAGCCGATCCCTTTTCCGGACCTCGATCTCGAAGGAAGGGACGGAGGCGGCATCCGGGTCTCCCAGCTCCGCGGCAACGTGGTCCTGGTGAACTTCTGGGCGACCTGGTGCGGTCCCTGCCGCGCCGAGCTCGCCCTGCTCCGGGACCTCTACAACCGTTACAGCGACCGGAACTTCACCGTCCTCGCCGTCAACGTCGATTCGGACCGAGAGCGCGTCGCGCCGTTCCTCAAGGCGCAGAACCTGTCGCTCCCGATCTATTACGCCAACCCCAGCGACGCCGCCGTGATGACGTCGCAGGGAATTCCGACGAGCTTCATCGTCGCTCCCGACGGCACCCTCGAGAAGGCCTACGTGGGCTACTCGCCGGAGATCGAGAAGGAGTGGATGGAGCGCGTCGACAAATACGCCAAAAAGAAAAGGGGGTCCAAATGAAACCGAAGACAGCCGGTCTCGTTCTCGCCGCCGCCCTCCTCGCGCTCGCGCTCCCCGGCGCGGCGAACGCCCAGATCCGCGAGAACACCGTCGAGATCAGTCCGTTCTACGGGTATCTCTGGGGGGGCGAGTTCGCCCACGGGTCCAACTCCCTGTTCAACGAGCGGGTCGACCTCGACGACCACGACACCTTCGGCGGGCGCATCGGGTACAACGCGACCGAAACCTTCCAGTTCGAGTTCCAGTGGTCCCGCACCGACACCCACTTCATCACCCATGACTCCGGAGACCTGTTCGGCCCCGGGGGCGAACGTCTCGGCGACCTTCGCATCGACTACTGGATGGGCTACAGCACGTTCAACTTCGGACATCGCCGCGTCGTCCCGTACGTCACGATCGGGGCGGGAGTCGCGCACCTCCACCCGTCGGGAACCGCCGTTCCGGCGAGCGACGATACGCGCTTCACCGGCAGCCTCGGGGGAGGCCTCAAGCTCTTCGTCAATCCCCATTTCGGCTTCCGTTTCGACGGCCGGGGCTATTCGACGTATCTCAATGCGGACAACGGCTGCGACCATCATCACGACAGCTGCGGCAGCCACTGGCTGACCAACGGAGAAGCCTCCGGAGGGCTGATCTTCGCCTTCTGATCCGGTTCCGCGGTGACGAAGCGACCCTCGCGCGGCGCGAAGGATAGAATGCGGAGAATGTCTCGTCTTCGGTTTTCCGCGATCGCGGCCGCCGGTCTGGCCGCGGCGGGGGCGCTCTTCGCCCAGAAGACGCCCCCGCCGAAGGTCGCCGAGCTCCCGCCCCTCTCCGAGAACGTCACCGTCGCGGTCACGAACGTCGAGGTCGTCGTGACCGATTCGAAGGGGAAAAGGGTCCCCGGGCTCAAGAAGGAGGATTTCCAGGTCTTCGAGGACGGGATCCCGCAGGCCGTCACGAATTTCTACGCCGTGACCGGCGGACGCGCGATCCTCGCCGACGGCAGCGCGGTTTCGCTGACGACCGCCGAAAAGCCTTCCGCTCCGGAGGAAATCCCGGCGACGCTCAAGGCGAAATACGTCATCTACGTCGACAACCTGAACATCCATCCGCTGCACCGGACCCGCGTCTTCCGGAGCGTCTACGACTTCATCGACAAGGCGATCGGGCCCAACGCCGAAGGCATGGTCGTGACCTTCAACCGCTCCCTGAAGATCCGGCAGCGGTTCACTTCCGAGAAGGGTCTCCTGATCGGCGCGCTCGAGCAGGTCGCGGGCGAGTCGGGCGGCGGCCAGACGCTGGTGCAGGAGCGCGAGGATGCCCTGCAGAAGATCAACGACGTCAAGACGCAGGGAGAAGCGATCAACTACGCGCAGCAGGTCGCCCGCTC includes:
- a CDS encoding outer membrane beta-barrel protein, coding for MKPKTAGLVLAAALLALALPGAANAQIRENTVEISPFYGYLWGGEFAHGSNSLFNERVDLDDHDTFGGRIGYNATETFQFEFQWSRTDTHFITHDSGDLFGPGGERLGDLRIDYWMGYSTFNFGHRRVVPYVTIGAGVAHLHPSGTAVPASDDTRFTGSLGGGLKLFVNPHFGFRFDGRGYSTYLNADNGCDHHHDSCGSHWLTNGEASGGLIFAF
- a CDS encoding TlpA disulfide reductase family protein; amino-acid sequence: MKAKLAALLLLAAAGAASAAKPIPFPDLDLEGRDGGGIRVSQLRGNVVLVNFWATWCGPCRAELALLRDLYNRYSDRNFTVLAVNVDSDRERVAPFLKAQNLSLPIYYANPSDAAVMTSQGIPTSFIVAPDGTLEKAYVGYSPEIEKEWMERVDKYAKKKRGSK
- a CDS encoding mechanosensitive ion channel family protein → MSIDPRALPAVSQWDDKLDTFIKAVLVKLADFLPSLLGAVIVLLIFWGLHRVLLRLLNRSLSARTSLLAADILRKLLKYVVLGIGLLMAASQLGFNVLSMLAGLGVAGLAVGLAAKDTMANFIAGLIILWDKPFALGDDVEIGETAGWVRHIELRSTILEDVDGNDVILPNSEVVAKKIVNYSRTPRARVHVPVGI